One genomic segment of Priestia aryabhattai includes these proteins:
- a CDS encoding YheC/YheD family endospore coat-associated protein, with translation MNTFTISLKPLEKHMSNDIYISSALFSRVKCKHEFTLTVGSITKEVKATVFQHRECCFMMSEALFTDFRFPYETHQLRGIYEENTFRVGPVISIVTEVREDEEPFGSISVFCKEIVQACKELGCFCYVSKLSDVKSLSPKGYVYRADQWVYSDVPFPEIVHNRIHARKTEQTADFQTFKTFLKEHDVPFFNARYLNKWTVFQQLKDVVHLLPYLPKTYQLRSRQDLLDALELHDDVFLKPVHGSQGKNIFKISKKEKYILDYTTFTQTYEKEYESLYDLFETLYSQLKRQGFLIQEGISLQTYKQCPFDFRILCHKKDDLTWKITSIVTRVSKPGNFVSNLARGGDIHPPQQVLTQLYDSKTMRHILSLLKEIAIEICTQLSHPSELYAEFGIDLAIDQEGKPWIIEVNVKPSKQLASSAFSVRPSTKALLDYCLHATNFQFAKEDLQ, from the coding sequence ATGAATACTTTTACCATTTCTCTAAAACCACTAGAGAAACATATGAGCAACGACATTTACATTAGTTCTGCTCTGTTCTCCCGTGTGAAGTGCAAGCACGAGTTTACGTTAACAGTAGGCTCCATCACGAAAGAAGTCAAAGCCACCGTTTTTCAACACCGAGAATGCTGTTTCATGATGTCAGAAGCTCTATTTACAGACTTTCGCTTTCCGTATGAAACGCATCAGCTGAGAGGCATTTACGAAGAGAACACGTTTAGGGTGGGACCCGTGATTAGCATCGTAACAGAAGTTCGAGAAGATGAAGAACCCTTTGGCTCCATTTCTGTATTTTGTAAGGAAATTGTTCAAGCTTGCAAGGAGTTAGGGTGTTTTTGCTATGTGAGCAAATTGAGCGACGTGAAGTCATTGTCTCCTAAAGGATATGTTTATCGTGCTGATCAATGGGTTTATTCAGACGTTCCCTTTCCGGAAATCGTACACAACCGGATTCATGCCAGGAAAACGGAGCAAACCGCTGATTTCCAAACCTTTAAAACATTTTTGAAAGAGCATGACGTTCCTTTTTTTAACGCACGCTACTTAAATAAATGGACGGTTTTTCAACAGCTTAAAGATGTCGTACACTTGCTTCCCTATTTGCCAAAAACGTATCAGCTTCGTTCACGTCAAGATCTTCTTGACGCTTTGGAACTTCATGACGATGTTTTTCTGAAGCCTGTTCATGGTAGCCAAGGAAAAAATATTTTTAAAATTTCAAAGAAAGAGAAGTATATTTTAGACTATACAACGTTTACGCAGACGTATGAAAAAGAATATGAATCTCTCTATGACTTATTTGAAACGCTTTATAGTCAATTAAAAAGGCAAGGATTTCTGATCCAAGAAGGAATTTCACTGCAGACATACAAACAGTGCCCTTTTGATTTCCGCATTCTCTGTCATAAAAAAGACGACTTGACGTGGAAAATCACGTCCATTGTCACACGTGTATCAAAACCCGGCAATTTCGTCTCAAACCTTGCCCGTGGAGGAGATATTCATCCTCCTCAGCAAGTTTTAACTCAGCTCTATGATTCAAAAACTATGCGCCATATCCTTTCACTTTTGAAGGAGATTGCGATTGAAATTTGCACACAGCTTTCTCATCCGTCTGAACTTTATGCAGAATTTGGTATTGATTTAGCGATTGATCAAGAAGGAAAGCCTTGGATTATTGAAGTAAATGTCAAACCTTCCAAACAATTAGCTTCAAGCGCTTTCTCTGTCCGTCCCTCAACAAAAGCACTGCTTGATTATTGTCTGCATGCAACGAATTTTCAATTTGCCAAGGAGGATTTACAATGA